A single genomic interval of Musa acuminata AAA Group cultivar baxijiao chromosome BXJ3-4, Cavendish_Baxijiao_AAA, whole genome shotgun sequence harbors:
- the LOC103982690 gene encoding phytosulfokine receptor 1-like, which produces MGKIGDVSVNILMKRLSFACLLLFIRPLRSNSQNQSCISGDLNALQGFLRGLDSGIPGWSMNASASGCCSWDGVSCDDSVGSGRRVIGLDLQNKSLKGSLADSLADLEYLSWLNLSSNSLQGTVPSGLFRLRQLKRLDLSMNRLSGPIPMDSYLPSLEVLNVSHNAFTGSHPILAGSTKLVVFDISSNKFSGAVDTSVCNFSSGIQVLRLLANSFSGDLPVGFGSCVSLEELSVDSNDISGNLPNDLFALSSLRRLYLQENQLSGWLSSRIGNLSNLEQLDLSFNSFSGDIPNSFSSLRNLKYLSLQSNSFSGLMPYSLSNLPPLRVLNLKNNSLSGGITLNCTVMNHLSSLDLSSNDFSGPIPYNLSQCVELKTLNLARNNLSGEVPISFKKLASLTYLSLSSNSLSNISSALIILQDVQSLTGLALTRNFLGSERIPMDGIQGFQNIQLLAIASCGLLGSIPPWLSNFTKLNVLDLSWNHLEGTIPSWIGYLDHLFYLDLSNNSLSGEIPTSLAQMKSLISGSTSQLGPRTDDFPFYVKRNISDKALQYNQVGSFPPSLILCQNMLVGPILPGFGSLTRLLALDLSRNRLAGPIPDEISDISDLEFLDLSHNNLTGSIPSSLSKLNFLSSFSVAYNNLSGPIPTGAQFSTFSSSDFEGNPGLCGFHLNPCNSGTPEVLQQTSHRRQNYKGVIIGLAAGIGLGACFLMAFIYFLLSKAHPIRQEDDSRGVADSGGNLEEAESRLVFQFQNMNDCDLSIGDILRSTDHFDQSNIIGCGGFGLVYKATLPDGRKVAIKRLSGEYFQMEREFQAEIETLSQAQHKNLVLLQGYCKIGTDRLLIYSYMQNGSLDYWLHEKPDGGSMLHWEKRLGIAKGAARGLAYLHQSCDPHILHRDIKSSNILLDENFEAHLADFGLARLILPYDTHITTDLVGTLGYIPPEYGQSSVATFKGDVYSFGVVLLELLTGKRPVDMCKPRGGRELVSWVLQMKKEKRAAEVFDPHIYDEPLEFQLMAMLEIACFCISDSPKLRPLTEQLVVWLDDIGTYDRMPR; this is translated from the coding sequence ATGGGGAAGATAGGGGATGTTTCTGTCAATATTTTGATGAAAAGATTAAGCTTTGCGTGCTTGCTCCTCTTTATCCGACCTCTTCGCTCCAATTCCCAGAACCAGAGCTGCATCTCTGGTGATTTAAATGCCCTGCAAGGCTTCTTGAGAGGACTGGATTCAGGCATACCAGGTTGGAGCATGAATGCCTCTGCTTCCGGTTGCTGCAGCTGGGATGGCGTTTCCTGCGACGACTCGGTAGGCTCAGGACGAAGGGTGATCGGGCTGGATCTCCAAAATAAGAGCTTGAAGGGATCCTTAGCTGATTCTTTGGCAGATTTGGAATACCTATCATGGCTTAACCTTTCTTCTAATTCTCTTCAAGGCACAGTTCCATCAGGGTTATTTCGTCTTCGCCAATTGAAGCGCCTCGATCTCAGCATGAATAGACTCTCCGGACCAATTCCGATGGATTCGTACCTTCCGTCACTTGAGGTTCTCAATGTTTCTCATAATGCTTTCACAGGCAGCCATCCGATTCTTGCCGGGTCGACGAAGTTGGTGGTGTTTGATATCAGCTCAAATAAGTTTTCTGGTGCCGTCGACACATCCGTATGTAATTTTTCATCTGGAATTCAAGTCCTTCGGTTATTGGCGAACTCCTTCTCTGGTGACCTTCCTGTTGGATTCGGTAGCTGTGTTTCCCTCGAAGAGCTCTCTGTTGATTCCAATGATATCTCCGGGAATCTGCCGAATGATTTGTTCGCGCTGTCATCTCTGAGGAGACTATACCTTCAGGAGAATCAGCTGTCTGGCTGGCTGAGCTCAAGAATAGGTAATCTCTCTAACCTTGAGCAACTGGATCTTTCATTTAATTCTTTCTCAGGCGACATTCCAAATAGCTTCAGCAGCTTAAGAAATCTCAAGTATTTGTCCCTTCAATCCAATAGTTTCAGTGGCCTTATGCCTTACTCCTTGTCAAACTTACCGCCACTTAGAGTGCTCAACCTGAAGAACAATTCGCTTAGTGGTGGAATCACTTTGAATTGCACGGTGATGAATCATCTTAGCTCGCTTGATCTTAGCTCAAATGATTTCAGCGGCCCCATTCCTTATAATCTTTCTCAGTGTGTGGAATTAAAGACCTTGAATCTTGCTCGGAACAACCTGAGTGGTGAAGTTCCGATCAGCTTCAAGAAACTGGCTTCATTAACTTACCTCTCACTTTCCAGTAATAGCTTATCCAACATATCGTCCGCATTGATAATCCTACAGGATGTCCAAAGCCTCACCGGTTTGGCACTCACAAGGAACTTCCTTGGTAGCGAGAGAATTCCAATGGATGGAATTCAGGGATTTCAAAACATACAGCTTCTCGCTATTGCAAGCTGTGGCCTTTTGGGATCCATTCCACCATGGTTGTCAAATTTTACCAAATTAAATGTACTGGATTTGTCATGGAATCATTTGGAAGGGACCATCCCTTCATGGATAGGGTATCTTGATCATCTTTTCTACTTGGACCTATCGAACAATTCGCTCAGTGGGGAGATTCCAACAAGTTTGGCACAGATGAAAAGCCTAATCTCTGGCAGCACCTCACAGCTTGGACCTCGAACAGATGACTTCCCTTTCTACGTTAAAAGGAACATTAGTGACAAGGCACTGCAATACAATCAAGTTGGCAGCTTCCCGCCATCCTTAATTCTGTGCCAGAACATGCTTGTTGGACCAATCTTACCAGGGTTTGGGAGCCTTACGAGGCTTCTTGCACTGGATCTAAGCAGAAATAGATTAGCAGGGCCTATTCCAGATGAGATATCAGACATATCTGACTTGGAGTTTTTGGATTTGTCACACAACAATCTTACCGGAAGCATTCCTTCCTCGCTGTCTAAGCTCAATTTTCTATCGAGTTTCAGTGTAGCCTACAATAATCTGTCCGGGCCTATTCCAACTGGCGCCCAGTTCTCAACCTTTTCTAGTTCTGATTTTGAAGGGAATCCAGGTCTCTGTGGTTTTCACTTGAATCCATGTAATTCTGGAACGCCTGAAGTTCTTCAACAGACCAGTCACAGAAGGCAAAATTATAAAGGTGTGATCATAGGACTGGCAGCTGGAATCGGACTCGGAGCATGTTTCCTTATGGCCTTTATCTACTTTCTTTTGTCAAAGGCTCATCCTATCCGACAGGAAGACGATTCAAGGGGTGTGGCAGATTCAGGTGGCAATTTGGAGGAGGCAGAGTCTAGATTGGTGTTTCAGTTTCAGAACATGAACGACTGTGACTTAAGCATTGGTGATATTTTGAGATCCACCGACCACTTTGACCAATCTAACATCATTGGTTGTGGAGGCTTTGGCCTAGTTTATAAAGCGACTCTACCAGACGGGAGAAAGGTAGCTATCAAGAGGCTTTCCGGTGAATATTTTCAGATGGAGAGGGAATTCCAAGCTGAGATAGAAACTCTTTCTCAAGCTCAACATAAAAATCTTGTTTTGCTTCAAGGATACTGCAAGATTGGCACCGACAGACTTTTGATCTATTCGTATATGCAAAATGGAAGCTTAGACTATTGGCTCCATGAGAAACCTGATGGTGGATCTATGCTGCACTGGGAGAAAAGACTTGGGATAGCTAAAGGAGCAGCAAGGGGATTAGCGTACTTGCACCAATCATGTGACCCCCACATACTGCACCGTGACATTAAGTCCAGTAACATCCTACTCGACGAGAACTTTGAAGCTCATTTGGCCGATTTTGGGCTCGCAAGGCTTATTTTGCCGTATGATACTCACATCACGACGGACTTAGTTGGGACATTAGGCTATATTCCTCCTGAATATGGCCAATCCTCGGTTGCTACTTTTAAGGGTGATGTATATAGCTTTGGAGTCGTTCTACTGGAGCTACTTACCGGTAAGAGGCCAGTGGACATGTGCAAACCGAGGGGAGGGAGAGAATTGGTATCATGGGTCCTTCagatgaagaaggagaagagggcaGCAGAGGTGTTTGACCCACACATATACGATGAACCACTAGAGTTCCAACTGATGGCCATGCTTGAGATCGCTTGTTTTTGCATAAGTGACTCCCCGAAACTGAGACCACTGACCGAACAACTAGTCGTATGGCTTGATGACATTGGCACATATGACCGTATGCCAAGATGA
- the LOC135635336 gene encoding beta-galactosidase 1-like translates to MEASKYLFFLLIASSLCCIARSTTVSHDGRALVIDGQRRILFTGAIHYPRSTPEMWPDLVQKSKEGGLDAIETYVFWNGHEPRRREYYFGGNYDLIRFLKEVHNAGLYAILRIGPYVCAEWNYGGLPVWLRQIPDIELRTDNQPWKDEMQNFTTLIVDMVKQAGLFATQGGPIILAQIENEFGNVETSYGDAGPRYVNWCSQMADSLSIDVPWIMCQQADAPQPMINTCNGFSGCDAFTPNNENSPKIWTENWTGWFKNWGSPDPHRPAEELAFQVARFFQTKGTLQNYYMYHGGTNFGRTSGGPYIVTSYDYDAPLDEYGYTRQPKWGHLKELHASIKLMEKALTYGEVEEVNLDNELTITKYSGDGVNPACFLSNQNSNLNATVDYEGSTYFLPAWSVSILPDCKSEVYNTAKVKTQTSLMVKKRNTAMEASEVLYWSWRPERLGISAKGFGSTFTVNNLLEQKSVTLDESDYLWYTTSVDVGEKEEFTLSVNTTGHILHAFVNDRLVGSQYGLAGQLNFTFERKVWFNPGRNVISLLSATVGLQNYGAYYDLAPTGIVGGPVKLIGENTTLDLSNYTWSYKIGLDGEVRRIHLDRRAVKWHSGMLPTNRPFTWYKATFQAPLGSEAVVVDLLGMGKGTAWVNGNSIGRFWPNYTASADGCHECDYRGTFSSNKCQTGCGEPSQRWYHVPRSFLKLGEPNTLMLFEEAGGNPLQVNFQTVTVGAACASASEGDTLSLSCLRGRTISSVDFASFEEPEGTCGAFEGGKGCSSDEAFAVIKDSCLGKEWCSIEITEEFGKSCGTLPSPRKLVVQVTC, encoded by the exons ATGGAGGCCTCCAAATACTTGTTCTTCTTGTTGATCGCTTCTTCTCTTTGTTGCATTGCTCGTTCGACGACGGTCTCTCACGATGGACGAGCTCTGGTCATCGACGGCCAACGTCGGATTCTCTTCACCGGCGCCATCCACTATCCGCGCAGTACTCCTGAG ATGTGGCCGGACTTGGTACAGAAATCAAAAGAAGGAGGGCTTGATGCAATCGAGACGTATGTTTTCTGGAATGGCCATGAGCCCAGGCGACGTGAG tactACTTTGGAGGCAACTACGATCTCATTAGGTTTCTCAAAGAAGTTCATAATGCTGGACTGTATGCCATCCTTCGGATCGGTCCATACGTTTGTGCCGAGTGGAATTATGG AGGACTTCCTGTCTGGTTGAGACAAATCCCAGACATAGAACTGAGGACAGATAACCAGCCGTGGAAG GATGAGATGCAAAATTTTACTACCTTAATAGTAGACATGGTTAAGCAAGCAGGACTCTTTGCAACGCAAGGAGGACCCATCATCTTAGCTCAG ATCGAAAATGAATTTGGCAACGTCGAGACCAGCTACGGCGATGCCGGGCCGCGATACGTCAATTGGTGCTCGCAAATGGCAGATTCTCTAAGCATCGATGTGCCATGGATCATGTGCCAACAAGCTGATGCTCCCCAGCCGATG ATCAATACTTGCAACGGGTTTTCCGGCTGTGATGCTTTTACACCCAACAACGAGAACAGTCCGAAGATATGGACAGAGAATTGGACTGGCTG GTTCAAGAACTGGGGCTCTCCGGATCCACACAGGCCTGCCGAAGAACTGGCATTTCAAGTAGCTCGCTTTTTCCAAACAAAAGGGACACTGCAAAACTACTATATG TATCATGGAGGAACCAACTTTGGCAGAACCTCAGGTGGCCCTTACATTGTCACAAGCTACGATTATGATGCTCCACTCGATGAGTACG GTTACACAAGGCAACCAAAGTGGGGGCATTTGAAGGAGTTGCATGCATCCATTAAGCTAATGGAGAAGGCCCTCACCTATGGAGAAGTCGAAGAAGTTAATCTTGACAATGAATTGACG ATCACCAAATACTCTGGTGATGGAGTCAATCCTGCTTGTTTCTTGAGTAATCAGAACAGCAACTTAAATGCCACCGTAGACTACGAGGGAAGTACATATTTCCTGCCTGCTTGGTCTGTCAGCATTCTTCCTGACTGCAAGAGCGAAGTATATAACACTGCCAAG GTAAAGACTCAGACTTCTCTCATGGTGAAGAAGCGAAACACTGCCATGGAAGCATCTGAAGTCTTGTATTGGTCTTGGAGACCAGAGAGACTGGGAATCTCTGCAAAAGGTTTTGGCAGTACATTCACTGTTAACAATCTCTTAGAGCAGAAAAGCGTCACTCTTGATGAAAGTGACTACTTATGGTACACAACCAG TGTGGATGTGGGCGAGAAGGAAGAATTTACTCTCAGTGTCAACACCACCGGCCACATCCTCCATGCCTTTGTTAATGACAGGCTAGTAG GTTCTCAATATGGCCTGGCTGGACAGCTTAACTTCACTTTCGAGCGAAAAGTATGGTTTAATCCTGGCCGAAATGTGATATCATTGCTAAGTGCAACTGTTGGCCTTCAG AACTATGGTGCATATTATGATCTGGCGCCAACAGGAATTGTTGGTGGACCTGTAAAATTGATTGGAGAAAATACCACTTTGGATTTGTCCAATTATACTTGGTCTTACAAG ATTGGACTGGATGGGGAGGTGAGACGGATCCACCTTGATCGACGTGCAGTGAAGTGGCATTCGGGCATGCTTCCAACAAATAGACCATTCACTTGGTATAAG GCGACCTTCCAAGCTCCATTAGGCTCGGAGGCAGTGGTGGTTGACTTGCTCGGCATGGGCAAAGGAACAGCATGGGTGAACGGCAATAGCATCGGCAGGTTCTGGCCGAACTACACTGCCTCAGCCGATGGTTGCCATGAATGCGATTACAGAGGCACATTTAGCTCCAATAAGTGCCAAACTGGATGCGGCGAGCCGTCCCAGCGATG GTATCACGTCCCGCGATCCTTCCTGAAGCTCGGTGAGCCGAACACCCTAATGCTATTCGAGGAGGCCGGCGGCAATCCGCTGCAGGTGAACTTCCAGACTGTCACTGTCGGTGCGGCATGCGCCTCCGCCAGTGAGGGAGACACCCTGAGCTTGTCGTGCCTTAGAGGGCGTACGATCTCGAGCGTTGACTTTGCTAGCTTCGAAGAGCCGGAAGGAACATGCGGAGCATTCGAGGGTGGGAAAGGATGCAGTTCCGACGAGGCGTTTGCTGTCATCAAGGACTCATGTCTCGGAAAGGAATGGTGCTCGATCGAGATCACTGAGGAGTTTGGCAAATCTTGTGGCACTCTGCCCTCTCCCAGGAAGCTGGTAGTTCAAGTGACCTGTTGA
- the LOC135634583 gene encoding putative GEM-like protein 8, whose amino-acid sequence MESLHREHVIGIPVSSIAYAGGEELPGNPAPSHCKQKKDSVVDWMSKLGEKAGGFREHVILGPKISETMKGKLSMGARIVQAGGVERVFRQAFSIVPGEKLLKAFQCYLSTTAGPIPGMLFVSTDKIAFRSDRSLKLTSPKGGLVRVPYKVLIPLGRIKEAIQSENTNKPNQKFIQILTEDDFEFWFMGFVNCERSFRYLQQAISAIQ is encoded by the exons ATGGAGAGCCTACACCGTGAGCATGTCATCGGGATTCCTGTGAGCTCCATCGCATATGCTGGAGGGGAGGAACTGCCAGGAAATCCTGCTCCTTCCCACTGCAAACAGA AGAAGGACTCTGTTGTCGACTGGATGAGCAAGCTCGGAGAGAAGGCAGGAGGCTTCCGCGAACATG TGATTTTGGGTCCCAAGATCTCTGAAACCATGAAGGGGAAGCTGAGCATGGGAGCTCGGATTGTTCAAGCAGGTGGGGTCGAGAGGGTCTTCAGACAAGCCTTCTCCATCGTACCAGGCGAAAAGTTGCTCAAAGCCTTCCAGTGCTATCTTTCAACCACAGCTGGTCCCATCCCGGGCATGCTTTTCGTTTCCACTGACAAGATCGCCTTCCGCAGCGATCGATCCCTCAAATTAACTTCTCCTAAAGGAGGCTTGGTTAGAGTGCCTTACAAG GTTTTGATTCCACTCGGTAGGATAAAGGAAGCCATCCAGAGTGAGAACACTAACAAGCCAAACCAGAAGTTCATCCAGATACTCACAGAGGATGATTTCGAGTTCTGGTTTATGGGTTTTGTCAACTGTGAGAGATCCTTCAGGTACTTGCAGCAGGCAATCTCAGCAATCCAATGA